One part of the Syntrophorhabdus sp. genome encodes these proteins:
- a CDS encoding pentapeptide repeat-containing protein: MEISDKELSSILRRHRRWLDGEDGGVCANLSGVDLSGARLAGADLSHAVLRSADLSGATLVRANLSGVDLSEADLSEADLSRANFYRATLSHANLAGSNLTRCNLSGVDLSRAVLTRAVLTGSNLTRADLAGADLNEADLTGTDLERADLALADLTGADLTGSNLTAADLSYATLARANLARVNLSGVDISRANLSFANLAGSNLTRADLTLTDLNEADLTGATWTDGTKK, from the coding sequence ATGGAGATCAGCGATAAGGAACTCAGTTCGATCCTGCGCCGGCACAGGAGGTGGCTCGACGGTGAGGACGGCGGTGTTTGCGCCAACCTCTCCGGGGTAGATCTGTCCGGGGCCAGGCTGGCAGGTGCGGACCTGTCACACGCAGTCCTTCGCTCGGCGGACCTGTCGGGTGCAACGCTTGTCAGGGCCAACCTCTCCGGCGTGGACCTTTCCGAAGCCGACCTTTCCGAAGCCGACCTTTCCCGCGCGAATTTCTACCGGGCCACCCTTTCCCACGCGAACCTCGCCGGCTCCAATCTCACTCGCTGCAACCTCTCCGGCGTGGACCTGTCCCGCGCTGTCCTCACCCGCGCTGTCCTCACCGGCTCCAACCTCACCCGCGCCGACCTCGCCGGCGCAGACCTCAACGAGGCCGACCTCACGGGCACCGACCTCGAAAGGGCGGACCTCGCCCTTGCCGACCTCACCGGTGCCGACCTCACCGGCTCCAACCTCACCGCCGCGGACCTCTCCTATGCCACCCTTGCCCGGGCGAACCTCGCCCGCGTCAACCTCTCCGGCGTGGACATCTCCCGCGCCAACCTTTCTTTTGCCAACCTTGCCGGCTCCAACCTCACCCGCGCCGACCTTACACTCACCGACCTCAACGAGGCCGACCTGACCGGCGCAACCTGGACAGACGGAACGAAGAAATAG